In the genome of bacterium, one region contains:
- a CDS encoding TraR/DksA C4-type zinc finger protein, whose protein sequence is MEKNDIKRFRQRLLAIRKEHLKEKGNLEDEYLHKQVRDEVGNLSVSPRHIADVAGDEYEQEKEIFIIKNISNIIREIDEATLRMDNGSYGICEKCKEDIPIERLEIIPFTRLCIKCQEGKTKT, encoded by the coding sequence ATGGAAAAGAATGATATTAAAAGATTTAGACAAAGGCTATTAGCCATTAGAAAGGAGCACCTTAAGGAAAAGGGAAATCTTGAGGATGAGTATCTTCATAAGCAGGTGCGGGATGAGGTAGGAAATCTTTCTGTAAGCCCCCGTCACATCGCTGATGTTGCAGGTGATGAATACGAACAGGAAAAAGAAATTTTCATTATTAAGAATATCTCAAACATCATCAGAGAGATAGATGAGGCTACATTAAGGATGGATAATGGAAGCTATGGCATCTGTGAAAAATGCAAAGAGGATATACCAATAGAAAGGCTTGAAATTATCCCCTTCACAAGGCTCTGCATTAAATGCCAGGAAGGAAAGACTAAAACTTAA
- a CDS encoding polyribonucleotide nucleotidyltransferase — MKSIECELGGRKLTIEVNKLAKAADGSALVTYGDTVVLVTTTVNREGSGCDYFPLVVDYRDKYYAAGRFPGGFIKREGAPKPEEILSARLIDRSIRPLFDEDIRNELYIYSTVLSIDNENDPDILGILGASSALISGSFPFDNGPIAGVRIGKIGTKLILNPTFEERKEGKFDIVIAGRKDKITMIEAGCKIVSEDEILEAIEFGKGYINILIDLQKELKEKEKTAIIKEIHSEEVEKKIRELYCERIKDKAIDIDKIWDEISPSLENGTRKDVKYFFEKIEKEIIRKKMIDEGIREDGRSLDEIREINCEVSVLKRTHGSAIFTRGKTQAMAITTLGTTDDEQIIDEIEGKWFKKFMLHYNFPPYSTGEPKQMRAPGRREIGHGALAEKALIPVIVNSNSFPYTIRIVSEILESNGSTSMASVCSGSLSLMDAGVPILDPVSGIAMGLIEENGKIAIFSDITGMEDHIGDMDFKTAGTKDGLTAIQMDVKILGIDLETIKEIFEKAKKGRLFILDKMNSVLSKPSPKISQYAPKVVVINIRQDKIKDLIGPSGKNIKKIIEVTQAKIKVEDDGKVSIFHPEQEKLNEALDMVRYLTEEVEVGKVYKGKVMRVVNFGAFVEILPGQEGLVHISELEHYRVKEIKDVVKEGDEISVKVISIDNQGRINLSKKQAIPNN, encoded by the coding sequence GTGAAATCTATAGAATGTGAGTTAGGCGGAAGAAAGCTTACCATTGAAGTAAATAAGCTGGCAAAGGCCGCAGATGGGTCAGCCCTTGTAACCTATGGCGATACGGTTGTCCTTGTTACAACAACAGTAAATAGAGAAGGAAGCGGATGTGATTATTTTCCTCTGGTTGTTGATTATAGGGATAAGTATTATGCAGCAGGAAGGTTCCCTGGTGGGTTTATAAAAAGGGAGGGTGCGCCAAAGCCAGAAGAGATCCTTTCAGCAAGGCTTATTGATAGGTCAATCAGACCATTATTTGATGAAGACATTAGAAATGAGCTTTATATCTATAGCACTGTCTTATCAATAGATAATGAAAATGACCCTGATATATTAGGTATCCTCGGCGCATCTTCTGCATTAATATCAGGTTCTTTTCCATTTGATAATGGCCCTATTGCAGGGGTAAGGATTGGGAAGATAGGAACAAAGCTTATACTTAACCCTACATTTGAGGAGAGAAAAGAGGGCAAATTTGATATTGTCATTGCAGGTCGTAAGGATAAAATTACTATGATTGAGGCTGGTTGCAAGATAGTATCAGAGGATGAAATATTAGAGGCTATTGAGTTTGGAAAGGGCTATATAAATATCCTTATTGACCTCCAAAAGGAATTAAAAGAAAAGGAGAAAACAGCCATTATAAAGGAAATTCATAGTGAAGAAGTAGAAAAAAAGATAAGGGAGCTTTATTGCGAAAGAATAAAAGATAAGGCTATAGATATAGATAAGATATGGGATGAAATAAGCCCCTCCTTGGAAAATGGGACAAGAAAGGATGTAAAATATTTCTTTGAGAAGATAGAGAAGGAAATAATAAGAAAGAAAATGATTGATGAGGGCATAAGGGAAGATGGAAGATCCCTTGATGAGATACGAGAGATAAATTGCGAGGTTTCTGTCCTAAAAAGGACGCATGGCTCAGCTATATTTACAAGGGGAAAAACCCAGGCTATGGCAATAACAACACTTGGAACCACTGATGATGAGCAAATAATAGATGAAATAGAGGGAAAGTGGTTTAAAAAATTTATGCTTCACTATAATTTTCCACCGTATTCTACAGGTGAACCAAAGCAAATGAGAGCACCTGGAAGAAGGGAGATTGGACACGGTGCATTGGCAGAAAAAGCATTGATTCCTGTTATTGTAAATTCTAATTCTTTTCCGTATACAATTAGGATTGTCTCTGAGATACTGGAATCAAATGGTTCTACCTCTATGGCATCTGTCTGCTCTGGCTCTCTTTCCCTTATGGATGCAGGTGTTCCAATATTAGACCCTGTTTCTGGAATAGCAATGGGTCTTATAGAAGAGAATGGAAAAATTGCTATATTTTCAGATATAACAGGTATGGAAGACCATATAGGAGATATGGATTTTAAAACAGCAGGAACAAAGGATGGTTTAACAGCCATTCAGATGGATGTAAAGATTTTAGGCATAGATTTAGAAACAATAAAGGAAATCTTTGAGAAGGCAAAGAAAGGAAGGCTCTTTATCCTTGATAAGATGAATAGCGTCCTATCAAAGCCCTCTCCTAAAATTTCTCAATACGCACCAAAGGTTGTTGTTATAAATATAAGACAGGATAAAATTAAGGATTTAATAGGCCCTTCTGGAAAAAATATCAAAAAGATAATAGAGGTTACCCAGGCAAAAATTAAGGTAGAGGATGATGGCAAGGTTTCTATATTTCATCCTGAGCAAGAAAAGCTAAATGAAGCCCTTGATATGGTAAGATATCTTACAGAAGAGGTTGAGGTTGGAAAGGTTTATAAGGGAAAGGTAATGAGGGTGGTTAACTTTGGTGCATTTGTTGAGATTTTGCCAGGTCAAGAAGGGCTTGTCCACATATCTGAGCTGGAACATTATAGGGTAAAGGAAATTAAGGATGTTGTAAAGGAAGGGGATGAGATAAGCGTTAAGGTTATAAGCATTGATAATCAGGGAAGGATAAATCTTTCAAAGAAACAAGCAATACCAAACAATTAA
- a CDS encoding TIGR00725 family protein produces MIRIGVIGGENPKKEILETAYETGKEIARNNCILICGGLSGIMEAACKGAKEENGLTIGILPGIDPSSSNPYIDIPIVTGIGYARNIIVVLSSCAIIAIDGSYGTLSEIAYGLQFKKPIIGLYTWDFSYEFAEIPIIRANSPKSAVSKALKLLKS; encoded by the coding sequence ATGATTAGAATTGGCGTTATTGGTGGAGAAAATCCAAAAAAAGAAATTCTTGAGACAGCCTATGAAACAGGAAAAGAAATAGCAAGGAATAATTGTATCCTTATTTGTGGAGGGCTTTCTGGGATAATGGAGGCAGCCTGCAAAGGTGCAAAAGAAGAAAATGGATTAACAATTGGGATTTTGCCAGGGATTGACCCTTCTTCTTCTAATCCATATATTGATATTCCTATTGTAACAGGCATTGGCTATGCAAGGAATATAATTGTTGTCCTATCATCTTGTGCAATTATTGCCATTGATGGAAGCTATGGAACCCTTTCTGAAATAGCCTATGGCCTTCAATTTAAAAAGCCTATTATTGGCTTATATACCTGGGATTTTTCTTATGAATTTGCAGAAATTCCGATAATCAGAGCCAATTCCCCAAAATCTGCTGTTTCAAAAGCCCTTAAGCTTCTAAAATCTTAA
- a CDS encoding flagellar biosynthesis anti-sigma factor FlgM, producing MDFSKINGDIKPKETPPNIIKKKEEVSISFSDLLSSPKKTYIMPTLGETSISSGYDEATISEGAKTAYYLSKILSMVKDVPDVREEKINEAIKLLKGGIDSPRINKGIVERITTVFFPE from the coding sequence ATGGATTTTTCAAAGATAAATGGGGATATTAAACCAAAAGAGACTCCCCCAAATATTATAAAGAAAAAGGAGGAAGTTTCTATCTCTTTCTCTGATCTTTTATCTTCTCCCAAAAAAACATATATTATGCCCACATTAGGAGAAACATCAATATCCTCTGGCTATGACGAGGCAACAATCTCTGAGGGAGCAAAAACAGCATACTACCTTTCTAAAATTCTTTCTATGGTAAAAGATGTTCCTGATGTAAGGGAAGAAAAAATAAATGAGGCTATAAAATTGCTTAAAGGGGGAATAGATAGCCCAAGAATAAACAAAGGAATTGTAGAAAGAATAACCACTGTATTTTTCCCGGAATGA